One genomic segment of Canis lupus baileyi chromosome 9, mCanLup2.hap1, whole genome shotgun sequence includes these proteins:
- the ZDHHC22 gene encoding palmitoyltransferase ZDHHC22 isoform X2, with the protein MLALRLLNVVAPAYFLCISLVTLALQLFLFLPSMRQDPAAARLFPPALLHGALFLFLSTNALGNYVLVIQNSPEDLDACQGPPARRAPCPPPSTHFCRVCARVTLRHDHHCFFTGNCIGGRNMRNFVLFCLYTSLACLYSMVAGVAYISAALSTSFAHPLAFLTLLPTSISQFFSGAVLGSEMFVILMLYLWFAIGLACAGFCCHQLLLILRGQTRHQVRKGVAVRARPWRKNLQEVFGKRWLLGLLVPMFNVGGESSKQRDK; encoded by the exons ATGCTGGCCCTGAGGCTGCTCAACGTGGTGGCCCCCGCCTACTTCCTGTGCATCTCCCTGGTGACCTTGGCGCTGcagctcttcctcttcctgcccaGCATGCGCCAGGACCCCGCGGCCGCCCGCCTCTTCCCTCCCGCGCTGCTCCACGGGGCGCTCTTCCTGTTCCTCTCCACCAATGCCCTGGGCAATTACGTCCTGGTCATCCAGAACTCCCCCGAAGACCTGGACGCCTGCCAGGGGCCCCCGGCCAGGCGGGCCCCGTGCCCCCCGCCCAGCACCCACTTCTGCCGAGTGTGCGCCAGAGTCACCCTGAGGCACGACCATCACTGTTTCTTCACGGGCAACTGCATCGGCGGCAGGAACATGCGCAACTTCGTCCTGTTCTGCCTCTACACCTCCCTTGCCTGCCTCTACTCCATGGTGGCCGGCGTGGCCTACATCTCCGCGGCCCTTTCCACCTCCTTCGCCCACCCCCTGGCCTTCCTCACGCTCCTTCCCACCTCCATCAGCCAGTTCTTCTCCG GAGCTGTCCTCGGTTCTGAAATGTTTGTCATCCTCATGCTCTACCTCTGGTTTGCCATCGGCCTGGCCTGCGCCGGCTTCTGCTGCCATCAGCTGCTGTTGATCCTCCGGGGACAGACCCGCCACCAGGTGCGGAAGGGGGTGGCGGTGAGGGCCCGGCCCTGGCGCAAGAACTTACAGGAGGTCTTCGGCAAGAGGTGGCTGCTGGGCCTGCTGGTCCCCATGTTCAATGTTGGAGGTGAGAGCTCCAAGCAGCGCGACAAGTAG
- the ZDHHC22 gene encoding palmitoyltransferase ZDHHC22 isoform X1, with translation MLALRLLNVVAPAYFLCISLVTLALQLFLFLPSMRQDPAAARLFPPALLHGALFLFLSTNALGNYVLVIQNSPEDLDACQGPPARRAPCPPPSTHFCRVCARVTLRHDHHCFFTGNCIGGRNMRNFVLFCLYTSLACLYSMVAGVAYISAALSTSFAHPLAFLTLLPTSISQFFSGAVLGSEMFVILMLYLWFAIGLACAGFCCHQLLLILRGQTRHQVRKGVAVRARPWRKNLQEVFGKRWLLGLLVPMFNVGGCHAWKNQARTDV, from the exons ATGCTGGCCCTGAGGCTGCTCAACGTGGTGGCCCCCGCCTACTTCCTGTGCATCTCCCTGGTGACCTTGGCGCTGcagctcttcctcttcctgcccaGCATGCGCCAGGACCCCGCGGCCGCCCGCCTCTTCCCTCCCGCGCTGCTCCACGGGGCGCTCTTCCTGTTCCTCTCCACCAATGCCCTGGGCAATTACGTCCTGGTCATCCAGAACTCCCCCGAAGACCTGGACGCCTGCCAGGGGCCCCCGGCCAGGCGGGCCCCGTGCCCCCCGCCCAGCACCCACTTCTGCCGAGTGTGCGCCAGAGTCACCCTGAGGCACGACCATCACTGTTTCTTCACGGGCAACTGCATCGGCGGCAGGAACATGCGCAACTTCGTCCTGTTCTGCCTCTACACCTCCCTTGCCTGCCTCTACTCCATGGTGGCCGGCGTGGCCTACATCTCCGCGGCCCTTTCCACCTCCTTCGCCCACCCCCTGGCCTTCCTCACGCTCCTTCCCACCTCCATCAGCCAGTTCTTCTCCG GAGCTGTCCTCGGTTCTGAAATGTTTGTCATCCTCATGCTCTACCTCTGGTTTGCCATCGGCCTGGCCTGCGCCGGCTTCTGCTGCCATCAGCTGCTGTTGATCCTCCGGGGACAGACCCGCCACCAGGTGCGGAAGGGGGTGGCGGTGAGGGCCCGGCCCTGGCGCAAGAACTTACAGGAGGTCTTCGGCAAGAGGTGGCTGCTGGGCCTGCTGGTCCCCATGTTCAATGTTGGAG